CCGTATTAAAACCTGCTGATAAACGGGCCACGTTGGAGACATGATGACACTCACTCTGAACGTGTCCGTCTTGGTCCCGTCGTGCCCGTAGTCAGCAATCAGTGCAGCACCCCCATCCTCGGCAATCCGATTGGCTAGGCGCTGGACGATGACCCCTCCCTCCGGGCAGACCTCCACGTGCCGCCTCTTTTCATCTGCCTAGGAGGTGAGGGGTTTCAGAACAAAAACAAGAGCGGCTCTGCTTACCTGTCTGGGTGAAGCAGGGGCCTGAGCACACACATCAGCAATCATACATGACTTTGCTTCCAATTCATCACCACTTAGCAGCACTGGCTCTAAGCCCCAAGGCATCACAAAACCAGGAGGGGATAGCTTTGGTGGGTTAGGAtagatcccaaatggcaccctattccctatatagttcactacttttgatcagagccccaatgggcctggtcaaaagtagtgcactataaagggaatagggtgcgatttgggaaaTACTCTTAGACTATCAGGGAACACATGTTGGGACATCTATGGGGAAAAAAAGAGACTAAAGTGGAGTATTAAAACCTATAGGCCTGTCTACTTGTAACTGAAAACCCCATTAGACCACAGAGATGGCAGAGCAACAGATAAGATTATGTAGGGCTTTTAACTGGCGAGCGCAGAGAGAACAGCGTTAAGGTTAAACTCTACTACAGTATGTGGAACCTGGGATACACAGACAGTCAGGCAGGGGCAGCAGCCATTAGCCAGGATTTAAAACCAGTAAGGGGGTTTCACCCAAGTTCACTCATGATGTAAGGCTTTGGCAGGCTGTTCAAAGCCCCTGCACTCTTCCAGTGAGGCCAGATCAAATAggttggtactgtatatactgcagAAACACTGGTAATAAAAACCAGATGCTACACAGACGTTCAGACTTTTAAGGAAAAAGGAGTTTGTCGAGCAATTTGACTGTGTTTGTGTCAATGTAGGCTTTAGCAAAGAGGTAACTGTTTTCAATCTAGGAGACATGCATTCACATTGAACATCAGCGATAGCTACATTTTGATGAATCCGATAAAATGCTTACAATAATTTTTATTTGAATCTTTCAActgatacacacatacaaactaaACGTGataagatttttttctttgtttttaaagATGGTCTGAGTTAAGCATCAACACGCAGCACTCACCTGTATGAGTTGAGTAGAGGCCAGAGTGGGAGCTGGCACTATGACAAGCCTCAGCTTGCCTGGCTCATCTGGGTCAATATCCACCATCACCTCCCTCCAGCCCTTCTCTGTTCCCTGGGCCCACATCACAATCAATGCACAACACAATGCAATGGATCAAATGGTAATTACAATACATTTTTCTCAATTCTTTGTGATCTGCCATCAAAATCTATATGTATAATCAAAACAGCTGGTGAAGTAAATGTACCTGGAATTTGTGGATGGGTAAGGCATCAAAGAACTCATGAGCGAGGTAGATGCTGAAGcctgtgaaaaaaaaaaaaaaaacaacattaaagAGGACTAATAGTAGAtaaaataaaaactgtaccagaggcaaagaataagttagaggaaaaacaaaaaaaatgcaggaacttattcaagaaagaccaagtgtaatatattataaaaataaagcaaactcgATGGAacatggggaaaaatgcaccaaaaatCTTTTTGGAATCTTCAACATaaaaatgctaccaaaaataatttactgaaacttgtgacaaatgatggagtcacccaTGATTCAAAAGAtgttttgaaagaggaagcaaagtatTTTAAGCACATGGTCTCCTCCATCTTCACTAACCGATGTTAACTGTAAGGATTTTTTTCTATTAATTATGTAaaattaacagctgtacagaaagactcatgtaaaggccaaattacagaggaggaacttcttgatgcaattaaagcctttaagtctgggAAAACTGGGTTGGATGGCATATGAGTGGAGGTATACCAAATATTTTTTGATATAtcagaggaccgttattagcatgttttaaccactcctacaaaaatggtagattatcagatactcaacaagaaggtgtgttttcattattactgaaacaggatccaagtggtaaaTAAAAATAACcggtccatttaaaaaattggaggccccttacactttaGTGTGGTAATGCAACATTTCTAGCAAAATGAATAGcccatagaattaaaaaggtattgtcggaTACTATTCaccctaatcagacaggttttttacatggaccatacattggagataatataagacaagtactggaaacaatagaacactatgaaaaatctgggaaaccaggcctggtattcatagctgactttgaaaaggcttttgataaagtaggactggaatttatatataaatgcctggaatatttctcttatatctcttataaaatgggttaaagttatgtatagtaaccctaggtgtaaaatagtaattaaTGGCTACTTCTCTGAAAGTAGTAGACGGTCAAgatgagtaaaacaaggttgtccactatcggcatatctacctattatggccattgaaatgttagctattaaattCAGATCCAACAATCTCAAGGGGTTAGAAATcaagggcttaaaaacaaaggtgtcattgtacgctgattcatgctttcttttaaatccactatTTGGATACTTCCatagcctcatagaggatctagatacttttcctaacctctctggattacaaccaaattatgataagtgtcacgacttccgccaaaattttgattttccatttgttttgtctttgttttctacacacctggtttctattccccaattacatgttcattatttaaccctctgtttcccccatgtttgtgtgcgtgtttgtataTAATGTTCAGGTCATTACTTGTTGTCTGGTATTGTTTGCCGGGTTCGTTATTACGCCGCTATTTATGAGTGACCGGTAATTTCATGCACCTTTAGTATTTGTTTTATACTGGTGCTGTTCGTGGAATAAATTACCTTGTACAcgcatctctgctctcctgcgcctgattccatgcaccagttacccacagccagaaaataagtgtactatattatgtattggatcacaaaaaaaaaaaaaaaaaaaaaagatttgtaCTTTTatattaccgtgtagtttaccaataaaatggtctgtcGGTGATGTGGACATAATCGGTAAAcatatcccaaaagaaagaaattatcTTACTACAATACattaatagaatataatattttgctaccatggaaaggaaaatacctgtctatttgtggaaaaatccccctgattaactcttaagtcatatcccagtttactaatttacttatggttttgcctacacctagcgacctgttttctaaattatatgagcaaaagatattctattttatttgtaacggcaagccagacaaatttaaaatgggcctatttatataatgaatatgaattcggaggacAGAAATGatgaaatattaaagcattagacattTTACTAGTTGTCAGTCATACAAGAGTTATATTTCAATCCAAACTGTTTCTCTAGcaggttcaagaatggccttttccctttattcagattacaacctctcactttcagttatttgaaaatgaaataatctccaaaatatcgctatttttaaaacaagccatagaaaatTGGTTGCAATTTttgtttaatccaccagaaaagataaaacaaatattacaacaaatattgtggttaaactcaaatacacaaattgatttaaaaaaaaaaatattccccccccccccaaaataaataaacaggtataatctttgtaaaggatataaataggactggtggagttatgtcaaatctaacaaaaatacatttgaagtcggaagtttacatacaccttagccaaatacatttcaactcagtttttcacaattcctgacatttaatcctagtaaaagtaccctgtcttaggtcagttaggatcaccactatattataagaatgtgaaatgccagaataatagtagagaaaattatatatttcagcttttatttctttcatcacattcccactgggtcagaagtttacatacagccaattagtatttggtagcattgcctttaaattgtttaacttgggtcagacgtttcgggtagccttccacaagcttccgcaataagtttggtgaattttggcccattcctcctgacagaggtggcgtaactgagtcaggtttgtaggcctccttgctcgcacatgctttttcagttctccccacaaatgttctataggattgaagtcagggctttgtgatggccactccattaccttgacgttgaaccagacttggaggattaaggatgaaccagacttgtggaggtctacaattttttttctgaggtcttggctgatttcttttgattttcccatgatgtcaagcaaagaggcactgagtttgaaggtaggccttgaaatacatccacaggtacacctagaATTGACTcacatgatgtcaattagcctatcagaagcttctaaagctatggcatcatttcctggaattttccaagctgtttaaaggcacagtcaacttagtgtatgtaaacttctgacccactggaattgtgatagtgaattaaaagtgaaataatctgtttgtaaacaattgttggaaaaattacttgtgtcatgcacaaagtagatgtcctaaccgacttgccaaaactatagtttgttaacaagaaatttgtggagtggttgaaaaacgagttttaatgactccaagataagtgtatataaacttccgacttcaactgtatatggaaatgtctgctctacccaaaattacaaccaactaattgcagcattactgcaaaaatggaaaaggcaagtagaaggggggaaaaagtaaggaacttgtctgttggcCCTGCATTGAAGagcaaaattggttaaagaaattTGTAATAAATAAACAAGTACACCAGTTTAATTTAAGGACCAAagaaattgacagctgtgccatataaattgctaaatagttgggaagagatttccgatgtaccaattccatggcacattggtacattgcaaccaatagaatgttatatattgtGGGGTTACAACCATCCCAGTTCTGCAGATTTTCCTGCGAAGAGCCaaaatcattagatcatttgtttaaCTTGGACACTATAGagtgtccatatgtagcttgttgttggttgcaggtccaggaatggctgaagaagtggcgctaactctgcagatagcactactgggtgatttaaaaagtcatagtcaattgatcaataataaaataatacttttagcaaaaaggtttataatttacaatctgtagaaactatgagaagagaaaggttcagaacatttgtgaaacatcacagcacagtggaaaaatatatggcaaatagaaataaaaaaaactggaTGGCGTTCAGAGattgatgggaggggttgagtggagctgaagggtgggattaaaaacaacaagaaaacTAATGTCAAATCtgctgtgtccgtaaaatgtatatgggTTCaggaacttttgtgaaacagcacagttaaaaatatatggcaaagtaGAAATCATACTGGATGGGATTCGGAGATGGATGGGAAGGGTTgatggtagctgaaggatgggattaaAAACCAACAAAAGATAACTGTTGCATTGtttccataaaatgtatatagtatgtataaactggaagtagaagcctcagtgttgttgtccattagtttactccaattaggagaggggtggtagggttagagaaaataaaggaaaatatatatatttttaaatatacggagtaacagtcaaaagtttggacacacctatttcctacattgtagaataatagtgaagacatccaaactatgaaataacacacatggaatcatgtagtaaccaaacaagtgttaaacaaaactaaatattttatatttgagattcttaaaagtagggcaccctttgccttgatgacagctttgcatactcttggcattctctcaaccagctttgtgaggtagtcatctggaatgcatttaaattaacaggtgtgccttcttaaaagttagtttgtggaacttctttccttcttaatgctttgagccaatcagttgggttgtgacatggtaggggtgatatacagaagatagccctatttggtaaaagaccaagtccatattatggcaagaaccgctcaaatatgcaaagagaaatgacagtcaatcattactttaagacatgaaggtcagttaatgtGGAAAATCtcaacaactttgaaagtttcttcaagtgcatagAATTACAAAAATATTATGGGGGATTAGAAATGATACAgagaattacattgatggaatctacaatctatctgcactattaaagctgatctacccccttaaTCTAATTCTAGATTATTACCTCTGGGGACATCATCCAGGTTGCGGTACCAGGAGATGGGGAGGCCTGTGGTGCTGGTCCCCTGGCGGTACACAGGCTCATCCTCGCTGGCCGACACCTGGCTCTGGTCTCCTGTTAGACACTGGGCCTGGACCTGGCTCAGCTTAGGACTCACCTCCACCAGGTGCACTGAGACTGCAGCCCCACCCAGGGCCCCACGCAGCTGACTGAAAACCTGaacaacacagacacagagagacagacagacaaacagagagagacaaacagacagggtgTAGTTTAGTTCATTGGATCCTGGATTCCGAGTCACTGGTCTGAGTTTAAATGTCCTGATAAAACCCATCCATGATGAGGTTCAGGACAGGTTGTGACTGTCCAAAATCACAAGAAATGttttgatgaaaaaaaaaaaaaaaagattcaatATATAGCAGGCAAAATGTGGAAATGGCTCCCTCCACTGATCATAGATTGAACTGACATGTATACTGTGTACACATgcaacattttagccatttaCTAAGATTTAGCATCACTGGACATACATACTCTGAGAATGTCATTGGCTAAGGAGCCTCTTCCTGGTCCAAACTCCACTAACTGGAAGCGACTGGGCTTCCCTGCTCCTATCCACTCACTCAGACACCAGATCCCCAGCAACTACAGGCAGAGAAGGGAGGAGCTCAAACCATTATCATCACTCAGGGCATTGGGATTGGAACAACATCAAGAGACTAGAACATTAAGAGACTGTTGATTGTGTATATGCATACTTATCTACTACACAAAAATACATACATGTATTAAAATGTTGTTCTGGATAAATGCTTACCTCCCCAAAGATTTGACTAATTTCTGGTGATGTGATGAAATCTCCATCTGGCCCAAGCATATCATTCTGCACATAATAGCCCTGGAACATGAAATAGACCACTTCATCTCTGAAGCAAACATTTCTATAGAGTAAAAGCATAATCTGATGGGTTTCtttactacagttgaagtcggaagtttacatacaccttagccaaatacatttaaactcagttttcacaattcctgacatttaatcctagtaaaagttccctgtcttaggtcagttaggatcaccactatattttaagaatctgaaatgtcagagtaatagtagagagaatgatttatttctttcatcacatttccagtgagtcagaagtttacatacactcaataagtatttgaaagcattgcctttaaattgtttaacttgggtcaaacgtttcgggtagccttccacaagcttcccacaataagttgggtgaattttggcccattcctcctgacagagctggtgaaacagaggtttgtagacctccttgctcacacatgccttttcagttctgcccacacattttctacaggattgaggtcagggctttgtgatggccactccaataccttgactttgttgtccttaagtcattttgccacaactttggaagtatgcttggggtcattgtccatttggaagacccatttgcgaccaagctttaacttcctgactgatgtcttgagatgttgcttcaatatatccacataatgttccttcctcatgatgccatctattttgtgaagtgcaccagtccatcctgcagcaaagcaccggcacaacatgatgctgccaccccatgcttcacggttgggctggtgtttttcagcttgcaagtctccccctttttcctccaaatataacgatggtcattatggccaaacagttctatttttctttcatcaaactagaggacatttctccaaaaagtacgatctttgtcccatgtgcagttgcaaaccgtagtctggcttttcgatggcggttttggagcagtggcttcttccttgctgagcggcctttcaggttatgtcgatataggacttgttttactgtggatatagatacttttgtacccgtttcctccagcatcttcacaaggtcctttgctgttgttctgggattgatttgcacttttcgcaccaaagtacgttcatctctaggagacagaacgcgtctccttcctgagcggtatgacggctgcgttgtcccatggtatttatatttgcgtactattgtttgtacagatgaacgtggtaccttcaggcgtttggaaattgctcccaaggatgaaccagacttgtggagttctgcAAAaaagaggtcttggctgatttcttttgattttcctatgatgtcaagcaaagaggcactgagtttgaaggtaggccttgaaatacattcacagttacacctccaattgacttaaatgatgtcaattagcctatcagaagcttctaaagccatgacatcattttctggaattttacaagctgtttaaaggcacagtctatttagtgtatgtaaacttctgacacactggaattgtgctaGATTATTTCGCTTATAATtcactctgtctgtaaacaattgttggaaaaattacttgtcacgCACATaggagatgtcctaactgacttgccaaaactatagtttgttaacaagaaatttgtggagtggttgaaaaacgagttttaatgactccaacctaagtgtatataaacttccgacttcacctgtatgtgtgtgtgtaactagtaGTTACCATGACTGGGTTGGTAAGAACCTCTCTCATGTACTCTGCCACTGAGATAGGACCTGTGGCTTTGATCTTGGAGGTTAGGTGTCTGAGCATCAAGTTTCCTGGCAATGGTTTCTCTGCTGAACCGCTTGAGAAACTTTGTCTCTGTGCCACGCTCCATAATCTAACTATAGAGTAGAAGACGTAAACAATAGAGCATATTAAATATCATTCGCTTAACTATCTGACGGCCAGACATAGACTAAATAAAGAAATTGCCCTTACCAAATAATGGTGGTGGACAAGGGCAGACAAGGACTCTGCTTAATCTCTGCAGTGCTCGAACAGTCCTCATTGAGACAGCAAGCTAGCTACAATAGTCAAACAATTCCCTACTGTAACTGTACTTCCCCAGAAATTGTCATCAAGTCTGACTTTCACAGCAGGTGCTCGTGTTatgaagttagctagctatctaacgtaGATCGATAGCTGCACATGTAGCATGAGAGAGGCAACTAACAGCACAATCTCGAGGATCAGCTAAAGTTAACTCGTTTCATAAATACAATAACATGTCAAACTCTAGTTCATCTTTATATGACTGACTTAGGCAGATAATGTATTAATTACTCAAAGAACTCATTGGACATCTTCAACAAGCAAGGTACCTACATTTGTGTGCAAGTACATCCGCCTTCTTACAGCAACAACAATTATGATTGGACAATTAATTAGTCATGTGGTTGTAACAACGCTTTTGATTGGATCATATTGACTTGTGAACTTTAGGTCAAACTGTCCTCTTCGATACaaacaaatccaaataaaaaCCGGACATTTCTTACGAATATAAGTATGCCGTTTTAGAATAAAATAGCTAATATTGTTCTGTAGTTTTACTGAGTATAGACATCACAAGGATTTTCTTTCAACAGACAGTATTAAGGCAGTTACCGTACATTGTTCTTCCAGGTCCTGTCGTTTTTCTACATGCTGCTGTCAGCATGGTCCCGAAAGCAAAAGAACGTAAGGCAGTAGCCAAAACAAATTATGTTAATATGAAGGACGAGTTTGAAAATGACAACGATGCAGGAGATGATGATGAAGAAAAAGTAATGGTGGTGGTCCTCAACCGGAAGACGAATTTAATTTGGACGAGGTTTTGCGCTTGGGTGGAACCCGAGTAAGTATCTGAGGCTAGCAGGCCAACTAACGTTATCAAATGAACCTCCTGCTAACCTTAGCAGTAAACCACAACTGCGacttctaaatcaaatcaaatttgattggtcacatacacatggttagcagatgttattgcgagtgtagcgaaatgcttatgcttctaaatccgacagtgcagtagtatctaacaggtaacatctaacaaattccacaacaaaacgtaatacacacaatctagtaaaggtaTGGGATGAGAATTTCTAAGTATACAATaaggatgagcagtgacagagcagctaagatgcaatagatagtaaagaatagatagtgaaggatacagtatatacatatgagatgagtgacgtgagatatgtaaacattcataaagtggcattattaaagtgactagtgttccatttattaaagtggccaatgacatCAAGTCTGTACAggtagtggcttgggtggttattgtccttgatgatcttttttgccttcctgtcacatcgggtgttgtaggtgtccctggagggcaggtagtttgcccccggtgatgcgttgggcagaccgcactaccctctggagagccctgcggttgcggacggtgcagttgtcgtaccaggcggtgaaacagcccgacaggatgctctcaattgtgcacctgtaaaagttagtgagggttttcggtgacaagccacattttttccgcctcctgaggttgaagaggcgctgttgcaccttcttcaccctactctgtgtgcgtggaccatttcagtttgtcagtgatatgtacaccgaggaacctaagactttccaccttctccactactgtcccgtcgatgtggataggggactgctccctttgctgtttcctgaagtccacgatcatctcctttgttttgctgacattgagtgagaggttattttcctgacaccacactccaagggccctcacctcctccctgtaggccgtctcgtcgttgttggtaatcaagcctactactattgtgtcatctgcaaacttgatgattgagttggaggtgtgcatggccacgcagtcgtgggtgaacagggagtacaggagagggctgagaacgcacccttgtggggcaccggtgttgaggatcagcggagtgaagatgttgtttcttaccttcaccacctgggggcggcctgtcaggaagtccaggacccagttgcacagggcggggtcgagacccagggtctcaaacttaatgatgattttggagggtactatggtgttctaTGTAGACACATGGCTTTTGCTCCAAAAATGTTCCGTAAACAGTTGTTTCAATGGTTCAACGATTTGAAATAAActatatttgatcaaataaaacaTCTTGCTATGCTTTATCTAGCACTGTCAGGTcagttattgatgatgatgatcactaacgttagctacttaACCACAGACAGAAGAGATTAGTTAAATATCTTTGACCTTACTAAATTATAGGTGCTAGCAAGTTGTACTTAGTCATGTTCACAGCCAAGTCATGGCTGTAAAATCACCTGTTTCCTCATGGCTTTTTTCTTGTCCCGATGTAGACTGACTTTGTCCTGCTTGCCGGCATCAACGACGAGAACGAGCTAATCGATGGTGGAAAGAAAGGAGCCATTGATGACCTGGCACCTGGCGAGTTGGAGACATTCATCGCCAAGTTAAGCATCTGCTCATACAAAGAACAGATACAACAGATTCTCCCAGATGAgcctacagaggaagagaaggccGAGTCCAGCCAAAAGGAAAGCAAACGGGCTGATGCCAAGAAAGTTAAGTCGGATGAACAGAAACCCAAGCCAGAGCATAAAGGCAAGGACCTGCCTGGCACATCTACAGTGGAGACGAAGAAAAATAAAGAGACAGCAAAAACCAGTGTCCCAGCCACTGCAAAGAAAGCTAAACTAAATGCCAACGCGTTTGAGTTTCAGCTGAGGCAGCTGCTGCTGATCAAACCAGGTGGCAAGTGGTTTGACCTGGAGTACACTGCAGAAGGTACCTCTGACCCACAGGATGAGTCTCTGGTCTCCCAGTACAAAGCCCTGGCTATTGAGCTATTTGAGGCTGAGACTGGGCTCTACAAGAGCAAGAAGAACATGCAGAAGGGGGCCAACTCAGCCTGGATGAAGAATGTGGTCTCTGCAGGGACGCTGGCTGACAGGATGGCAGCCATGACGGTTCTGATCCAGGATGGAGACTCTGCTGAACAAGCATCCCAACATGAAGGCGGTGGTGTGCAGCGAGTTGGAGCGCCTCATGTTCAGGCCCAACATCAACCTGAAGGCCCAGTACTATGCTGTGTGCTTCCTCAACCAGGTGCTGCTGAGCCACGACGAGGCCGAGTTGGCCAGCAAACTCATATCCATCTACTTCTCCTTCTTCCGAGCAAGCATCAAGAAGAAGGACGTGGAGTCCAAGATGCTGAGCGCCCTGCTGTCGGGCGTGAACAGGACCTATCCCTATGCCAAGGCCGGGGACGAGAAGGTGAACAGCTGGACA
The window above is part of the Salmo salar chromosome ssa15, Ssal_v3.1, whole genome shotgun sequence genome. Proteins encoded here:
- the ndufaf7 gene encoding protein arginine methyltransferase NDUFAF7, mitochondrial isoform X3, which produces MLRHLTSKIKATGPISVAEYMREVLTNPVMGYYVQNDMLGPDGDFITSPEISQIFGELLGIWCLSEWIGAGKPSRFQLVEFGPGRGSLANDILRVFSQLRGALGGAAVSVHLVEVSPKLSQVQAQCLTGDQSQVSASEDEPVYRQGTSTTGLPISWYRNLDDVPRGFSIYLAHEFFDALPIHKFQGTEKGWREVMVDIDPDEPGKLRLVIVPAPTLASTQLIQADEKRRHVEVCPEGGVIVQRLANRIAEDGGAALIADYGHDGTKTDTFRGFKGHKLHDVLASPGSADLTADVDYSYLRRMAGATVACMGPVSQKDFLKNMGIDTRLQVLLRNCADPSTRAQLIQGYDMLTNPLKMGERFQFFTMLNHSRLTRPEQSKGGKKMAPVPKKGPAPLPVAGFSELGLS
- the LOC106571258 gene encoding LOW QUALITY PROTEIN: CCAAT/enhancer-binding protein zeta-like (The sequence of the model RefSeq protein was modified relative to this genomic sequence to represent the inferred CDS: inserted 1 base in 1 codon; deleted 1 base in 1 codon), encoding NGGGPQPEDEFNLDEVLRLGGTRTDFVLLAGINDENELIDGGKKGAIDDLAPGELETFIAKLSICSYKEQIQQILPDEPTEEEKAESSQKESKRADAKKVKSDEQKPKPEHKGKDLPGTSTVETKKNKETAKTSVPATAKKAKLNANAFEFQLRQLLLIKPGGKWFDLEYTAEGTSDPQDESLVSQYKALAIELFEAETGLYKSKKNMQKGANSAWMKNVVSAGTLADRMAAMTVLIQMETLLNKHPNMKAVVCSELERLMFRPNINLKAQYYAVCFLNQVLLSHDEAELASKLISIYFSFFRASIKKKDVESKMLSALLSGVNRTYPYAKAGDEKXEQLDTLFKVVHLTQFNTAVQALMLLFQVMDSQQIVSDRYYVALYRCGKSMENIYDPLHRNPLFCGADLTTLWELQRLSAHFHPSVSLFAKTILQGEFNYTGNPLQDFTLSKFLDRFVFRNPKQLKGKKMQPKQKLAMNNIHNLPANCEEFQSNEESQIPVDEVFFYRFFKKREAEKALRRPRGDGDNESGEDVDDEFEKLLDTYEGDSYFRLAS
- the ndufaf7 gene encoding protein arginine methyltransferase NDUFAF7, mitochondrial isoform X1; this encodes MRTVRALQRLSRVLVCPCPPPLFVRLWSVAQRQSFSSGSAEKPLPGNLMLRHLTSKIKATGPISVAEYMREVLTNPVMGYYVQNDMLGPDGDFITSPEISQIFGELLGIWCLSEWIGAGKPSRFQLVEFGPGRGSLANDILRVFSQLRGALGGAAVSVHLVEVSPKLSQVQAQCLTGDQSQVSASEDEPVYRQGTSTTGLPISWYRNLDDVPRGFSIYLAHEFFDALPIHKFQGTEKGWREVMVDIDPDEPGKLRLVIVPAPTLASTQLIQADEKRRHVEVCPEGGVIVQRLANRIAEDGGAALIADYGHDGTKTDTFRGFKGHKLHDVLASPGSADLTADVDYSYLRRMAGATVACMGPVSQKDFLKNMGIDTRLQVLLRNCADPSTRAQLIQGYDMLTNPLKMGERFQFFTMLNHSRLTRPEQSKGGKKMAPVPKKGPAPLPVAGFSELGLS
- the ndufaf7 gene encoding protein arginine methyltransferase NDUFAF7, mitochondrial isoform X2, yielding MLTAACRKTTGPGRTMYVRLWSVAQRQSFSSGSAEKPLPGNLMLRHLTSKIKATGPISVAEYMREVLTNPVMGYYVQNDMLGPDGDFITSPEISQIFGELLGIWCLSEWIGAGKPSRFQLVEFGPGRGSLANDILRVFSQLRGALGGAAVSVHLVEVSPKLSQVQAQCLTGDQSQVSASEDEPVYRQGTSTTGLPISWYRNLDDVPRGFSIYLAHEFFDALPIHKFQGTEKGWREVMVDIDPDEPGKLRLVIVPAPTLASTQLIQADEKRRHVEVCPEGGVIVQRLANRIAEDGGAALIADYGHDGTKTDTFRGFKGHKLHDVLASPGSADLTADVDYSYLRRMAGATVACMGPVSQKDFLKNMGIDTRLQVLLRNCADPSTRAQLIQGYDMLTNPLKMGERFQFFTMLNHSRLTRPEQSKGGKKMAPVPKKGPAPLPVAGFSELGLS
- the ndufaf7 gene encoding protein arginine methyltransferase NDUFAF7, mitochondrial isoform X4, giving the protein MYLHTNGYYVQNDMLGPDGDFITSPEISQIFGELLGIWCLSEWIGAGKPSRFQLVEFGPGRGSLANDILRVFSQLRGALGGAAVSVHLVEVSPKLSQVQAQCLTGDQSQVSASEDEPVYRQGTSTTGLPISWYRNLDDVPRGFSIYLAHEFFDALPIHKFQGTEKGWREVMVDIDPDEPGKLRLVIVPAPTLASTQLIQADEKRRHVEVCPEGGVIVQRLANRIAEDGGAALIADYGHDGTKTDTFRGFKGHKLHDVLASPGSADLTADVDYSYLRRMAGATVACMGPVSQKDFLKNMGIDTRLQVLLRNCADPSTRAQLIQGYDMLTNPLKMGERFQFFTMLNHSRLTRPEQSKGGKKMAPVPKKGPAPLPVAGFSELGLS